One window of Oreochromis niloticus isolate F11D_XX linkage group LG23, O_niloticus_UMD_NMBU, whole genome shotgun sequence genomic DNA carries:
- the LOC112843839 gene encoding uncharacterized protein LOC112843839, giving the protein MLSTGLLQFDDHPENYWAWKASFQSAIKDLHVTAQEELDLMVKWLGVESGQQAKRIRSVHVFNPAAALNLVWQRLEECYGTPEVVENALLKKIEQFPKLNNRDNTKLRELGDVLQEIECAKDGGYLPGLSYLDTARGVNPIVEKLPYGLQEKWIATGAKYKEDHKVAFPPFSVFSKFVRQQAKIRNDPSFVITPPADTSFKKEKSFRGSNRQVISVHKTDIPTDTSSPQNSYSKPIESPDKVCPIHKKPHPLKKCKSFRAKPIDERKSFLKENRICFKCCGSTQHLARDCRAQIKCMDCGSDRHLAVLHPGPPPAPAESSEADKNDGGETQDSAIASVVSKCTEVCGDADSPHSCSKISPVLVYPEGEKERARKMYAVLDEQSNKSLAKSQFFELFNIKTRSDTYKLRTCSGLSDNVGRTAVNFMIESMDGKVKLPLPNLIECDMIPDDRREIPSPQVAMKFPHLQKIAEKVPPVEEEVPILLLLGRDIIQVHKVRERINGPHNTPYAQRLDLGWVIVGEACMGKTHKPPNVSVLKTHILQNGCASYLCPCPNTFQIKDQLNTTPNPKKDRGNTNTNQLGETVFDRTKEDDKPALSVEDKDFIDIMEKEVYQNECDSWVAPLPFRSPRPKLPSNREQAFKRLQSLRKTLDRNPEMKRQYIEFIQNMLDNDHAEVAPPLDSNKEHWYLPSFGVYHPQKPNQLRVVFDSSAEFEGQSLNKVLLSGPDLNNTLLGVLMRFRKEPVAFSADVQQMFYCFEVREDHRDYLRFLWYEDNDPDKGICDYRMRVHVFGNSPSPAVAIYCMRRAAVEGEEEHGHDAKQFVMRHFYVDDGLASTATVEEVVEMLTSAQKMLAQSNLRLHKIASNDHKVVEAFPAAERAKDLKDLDLELDDIPLQRSLGVLWNLKNDCFTFHVTTEQKPFTRRGVLATVNSLYDPLGFVSPITMQGKALLRELTSEQKDWDESLPAEREDEWSKWRSSLKDLERLQIPRCYLPFSQAIAVKKELCIFSDASTMAIGAVAYLRALDGEASRTTSDPKDGRFTC; this is encoded by the exons ATGTTAAGTACTGGACTTTTGCAGTTTGATGACCACCCAGAAAACTACTGGGCGTGGAAGGCGTCATTTCAAAGTGCTATTAAAGACTTGCATGTTACAGCTCAAGAGGAGCTAGATTTAATGGTCAAATGGCTTGGAGTTGAGTCTGGTCAGCAGGCCAAAAGAATCCGATCAGTCCATGTCTTTAATCCAGCTGCAGCTCTCAACCTTGTGTGGCAAAGACTCGAGGAATGTTATGGAACTCCAGAAGTGGTAGAAAATGCACTGTTAAAAAAGATTGAACAGTTTCCCAAACTAAACAACAGAGACAACACAAAGTTAAGAGAGCTTGGTGATGTTCTGCAGGAAATAGAATGTGCAAAAGATGGAGGATACCTACCAGGCCTCTCATATTTGGACACAGCTCGTGGAGTCAACCCCATTGTGGAAAAGTTACCCTATGGACTGCAGGAAAAATGGATTGCAACAGGAGCAAAGTACAAAGAAGACCATAAAGTTGCTTTCCCCCCTTTCAGTGTCTTTTCAAAGTTTGTAAGACAACAAGCCAAAATAAGAAACGACCCAAGCTTTGTCATCACACCTCCTGCCGACACAAGCTTCAAGAAGGAGAAAAGCTTCAGAGGCAGTAACAGGCAAGTGATTAGTGTACACAAAACGGACATTCCTACAGACACTAGTTCACCTCAAAATAGTTACAGCAAGCCAATAGAAAGCCCTGACAAGGTATGCCCAATACATAAGAAGCCTCACCCTCTTAAAAAGTGCAAGAGTTTTAGAGCAAAGCCCATAGATGAGCGCAAGTCATTTTTAAAAGAGAACAGAATCTGTTTTAAATGCTGTGGCTCTACTCAACATCTAGCAAGGGACTGCAGGGCTCAAATAAAATGCATGGACTGTGGTAGCGACAGGCATTTAGCAGTGCTACATCCAGGTCCACCCCCTGCTCCAGCTGAGAGCTCTGAAGCTGATAAAAATGATGGCGGGGAGACACAGGATAGTGCAATTGCCTCAGTTGTTTCCAAATGCACAGAAGTCTGTGGTGATGCAGATAGCCCACATTCATGCTCAAAAATAAGTCCTGTGTTAGTCTATCCAGAAGGCGAAAAAGAACGGGCTAGAAAGATGTATGCAGTGCTTGATGAACAAAGTAACAAGTCACTAGCTAAGTCTCAGTTTTTTGAGCTCTTTAATATTAAGACACGCTCAGACACTTACAAGCTCAGAACATGCTCAGGACTGTCAGATAATGTCGGCAGAACCGCAGTAAACTTCATGATTGAGTCAATGGATGGTAAAGTGAAGCTCCCACTCCCAAACCTGATTGAATGTGACATGATTCCAGATGACAGGAGAGAGATTCCCTCTCCACAAGTTGCCATGAAGTTCCCACACTTACAGAAGATAGCTGAAAAAGTACCTCCTGTAGAAGAAGAAGTACCTATTCTGTTGCTTTTGGGAAGAGATATTATACAGGtacacaaagtcagagagagaaTCAATGGGCCACACAATACACCTTATGCACAGCGTTTGGATTTAGGCTGGGTTATAGTTGGGGAAGCCTGCATGGGGAAGACGCATAAGCCCCCTAATGTGAGTGTTCTCAAAACACATATTCTTCAGAATGGCTGTGCTTCTTACCTCTGCCCATGTCCTAACACGTTTCAAATCAAAGACCAGTTAAACACCACACCTAACCCCAAAAAGGACAGGGGAAACACAAACACCAATCAACTgggagaaactgtttttgacaGGACAAAGGAAgatgacaaaccagcactgtcAGTAGAGGACAAAGACTTCATTGACATCATGGAGAAGGAGGTATATCAAAACGAATGTGACAGCTGGGTGGCGCCTTTGCCATTCCGCTCTCCAAGACCAAAGCTTCCGAGTAACAGAGAGCAAGCATTCAAGCGCCTCCAATCTCTCAGAAAGACACTGGACCGGAACCCTGAAATGAAAAGACAATATATCGAATTCATTCAAAACATGCTGGACAATGACCATGCAGAAGTCGCTCCACCTTTGGACTCAAACAAAGAACACTGGTACTTGCCATCCTTCGGTGTGTACCACCCACAAAAACCTAATCAGCTGAGAGTAGTCTTTGACTCAAGTGCAGAATTTGAAGGACAGTCCCTTAACAAAGTCTTATTAAGTGGACCCGACCTAAATAACACACTACTAGGTGTCCTTATGCGTTTTAGGAAAGAGCCTGTGGCATTTTCAGCTGATGTGCaacaaatgttttattgttttgaagTGAGAGAGGATCATAGGGATTATCTGAGGTTCCTTTGGTATGAAGATAATGATCCCGACAAAGGTATTTGTGACTACAGAATGAGGGTTCATGTTTTTGGGAATAGCCCTTCCCCAGCTGTGGCTATTTATTGTATGAGGCGTGCTGCAGTCGAGGGAGAAGAAGAGCACGGACATGATGCAAAGCAGTTTGTAATGAGACATTTTTATGTTGATGATGGTCTCGCATCCACAGCAACAGTGGAAGAAGTTGTTGAGATGCTCACAAGCGCTCAAAAGATGCTGGCACAGTCAAACTTAAGGCTACATAAAATAGCCTCTAATGACCACAAAGTAGTGGAAGCGTTTCCTGCTGCTGAGAGAGCCAAGGATCTAAAAGACTTGGATTTAGAGTTGGACGACATACCCCTGCAAAGGAGCTTGGGGGTACTGTGGAATCTTAAAAATGACTGTTTTACCTTTCACGTCACCACTGAACAAAAGCCGTTCACCAGGAGAGGTGTCTTGGCCACTGTTAACAGTCTATATGACCCGCTGGGTTTCGTGTCACCCATCACAATGCAGGGAAAAGCTCTTCTCCGTGAATTGACCTCAGAGCAAAAGGACTGGGATGAATCACTTCCTGCAGAAAGAGAAGATGAATGGAGCAAATGGAGAAGCTCATTGAAGGATCTTGAGCGGCTACAGATACCGAGGTGCTACCTACCGTTCTCCCAAGCCATTGCTGTGAAAAAAGAACTGTGCATATTTTCAGATGCCTCCACCATGGCCATAGGAGCAGTGGCATATCTGAGAGCTCTTGATGGTGAAG CTTCGAGGACGACTTCAGACCCAAAAGATGGCAGATTTACCTGTTGA